From Aegilops tauschii subsp. strangulata cultivar AL8/78 chromosome 5, Aet v6.0, whole genome shotgun sequence:
cgcgatgtggaagcgttgcaagaacgcggacgAGGGaatcgtactcgtagcgattcagatcgcggttgattccgatctaagcaccgaaaaaCGGTgtctccgcgttcaacacacgtgcagcccggtgacgtctcccacgccttgatccagcaaggagagagggagaggttggggaagacttcgtccagcagcagcacgacggcatggtggtggtggaggagcgtggcaatcccgcagggcttcgccaagcaccgcgggagaggaggaggaggaagaggggtagggctgcgccgaaagagagacgttctcctgtgtcttgggcagcccaaacctcaactatatataggggaagggggctgcgccccccctagggttcccaccccaaggggaggcggccagccctagatcccatccaaggggggcggccaaggggaggagagggggggcgccactagggtgggccttaaggcccatctggacctagggtttgccccctcccactctcccatgcgcttgggccttggtgggggggggggcgcaccagcccacctggggctggtcccctcccacacttggcccacgcagccttctggggctggtggccccacttggtggacccccgggaccctctcggtggtcccggtacattaccgatatcacccgaaacttttccggtgaccaaaacaggacttcccatatataaatctttacctccggaccattccggaactcctcctgacgtccgggatctcatccgggactccgaacaacattcggtaaccacgtacatactttccctataaccctagcgtcatcgaaccttaagtgtgtagaccctacgggttcgggaaccatgcagacatgaccgagacgttctccggtcaataaccaacagcgggatctggatacccatgttggctcccacatgttccacgatgatctcatcggatgaaccacgatgtcggggattcaatcaatcccgtatacaattccctttgtctattgatatgttacttgcccgagattcgatcgtcggtatccctttaccttgttcaatctcgttaccggcaagtctctttactcgttccgtaactcacctcatcccgtgatcaactccttggtcacattgtgcacattatgatgatgtcctaccgagtgggcccagagatacctctccgtttacacggagtgacaaatcccagtctcgattcgtgccaacccaacagacactttcggagatacctgtagtgcacctttatagccacccagttacgttgtgacgtttggtacacccaaagcattcctacggtatccgggagttgcacaatctcatggtctaaggaaatgatacttgacattagaaaagctctgagcaaacgaactacacgatcttgtgctaggcttaggattgggtcttgtccatcacatcattctcctaatgatgtgatcccgttatcaacgacatccaatgtccatggtcaggaaaccgtaaccatctattgatcaacgagctagtcaactagaggcttactagggacatggtgttgtctatgtatccacacatgtatctgagtttcctatcaatacaattttagcatggataataaacgattatcatgaacaaggaaatataataataacctatttattattgcctctagggcatatttccaacaaagcaCCCATGTCAATTGTGTTATCCTCAAAATCTGGCCTCAAGGGAAGGTGCTCTCTATCTAGCAAATATGTGCATGTGCCCACTTTGGAATTAATGAGCATCTGAATCTATGAGGCATAGCCACATGATCTCTTCTGTTCAGCTGCAGTCCTCTTAACAGTCTCAACTATCAAGGTCATCACCTTGAATTTCTCTGGCACATCAAACATGTGTAGCAAATTGATTGAATGCCCTCTGCTCATTCTATCATCTCCAGACTTGGGCAACAATGTGTGTCTCAGGATTGTGTTGATTTTTGGCAGCCCTGACAGAAGATAGTGCACAGAGCCAAACTTATGTGTGTCCAAGGCAGCATCTGGTATCTCCTTGTACATGTGTGCCATGGAGTTGTGGTCCTTCCTGGGCTTGGCATAGACATTAGTGTCGTCATCAGCCTCTTCAGGAGCATGATCAGCTCAGCCCACTCAACTATAGaagattggtacctagtaccctctgTCATCCAGACAATCTTGCCATCTGGGTAAAAATGAGGTGTAGAATAGAACCGCATCACcatctcatcattccattttgtcAACTTCTGACGCACAAAAGCATGAACTCCATTCATTCTGAAGCTCTCATGAACTCCAGGAAAGTgatcttcattctcatcaatAAATGTCCAGTCAACCCATGTCATATCACtgacaatgggcttcttgtccaggaggactgtctcatagaagtcttgttgttccttagtgtggaACATGTAATCTACAACAGTCCTTCTCCTTATAGCATAAGGATCAGTTTGCCTCCACAATCTGAGACCTGCATCTTTCCTTAACTTCATGTTTTCAGCAATAGGATGATTGTCATCATGATCAGGTATCTTGGGCTTGAGCTTTCTGAGCACTTGGGCCTCATCATCTTCTTGAACTTCAGGCActagggccttgttcttctcagcagCTCGGATGTTTCTTGTGCTTCTCTTAGGTGcagattgttggggaacgtagcatgcaatttcaaaaaaaatcctacgatcacgcaagatctatctaggagatgcatagcaacgagaggggagagtgtgtccacgtaccctcgtagaccgaaagcggaagcgttagcttaacgcggttgatgtagtcgaacatcttcgcgatccaaccgatcaagcaccgaacgtacggcacctccgagttctgcacacgttaagctcgatgacgtccctcgaactcttgatccagcaaagtgtcgagggagagttttatcagcacgacggcatggtgacggtgatggtgatgtgatccgcgcagggctttgcctaagcactacgacaatatgaccggaggagtaaactatgggGGGGGggaccgcacacggctaagagaacaattgatgcgctttggggtgcccccttgcccccgtatataaaggaggagagggaggaggccggccctggGGGGCGCACCCAAGTGGGGGGAAacccactaggactcctagtcctagttggtttcccccttccttctcatggagggggaaagagggaaggagagggagagggggaaggaaaggggggccgcgccccctccccttgtccaattcggactgcccatggggggaggggcgtgccaccccttgtgggttaccctttctctcccctatggcccatagtggcccattactttccccggggggttccggtaacccctcggtactccgataaatatccgaaacgcTCCGAAACCATTCTAGTGTCTGAATACTATCATCTaatatattaatctttacctctcgaccatttcgagactcctcatcatgtacgtggtctcatccgggactccgaataatcttcggtcaccaagacacataactcataatacaaatcgtcatcggacgttaagcgtgcggaccctacgggttcgagaactatgtagacatgaccgagacacatctccgatcaataaccaacagcggaacctcgatgctcatattggttcctacatgttctatgaagatctttatcggtcaaaccgcaataacaacatacgtcattccctttgtcatcggtatgttacttgcccgagattcgatcgtcggtatcttcatacctagttcaatctcattaccggcaagtctctttactcgttccgtaatacatcatcccgcaactaactcattagtcacattgcttgcaaggcttatcgtgatgtgcattaccgagagggcccagagatacctctgcgatactcggagtgacaaatcgtaatctcgatctatgccaacccaacaaacaccttcggagacatctgtagatcatctttataatcacccagttacgttttgaCGTTTCATAGcgcacaaggtgttcctccggtattcgggagttgcataatctcatagtcaaaggaatatgtataagtcatgaacaaaataatagcaataaaacttaacgatcattatgctaagctaacggatgggtctggtccatcacatcattctcctaatgatgtgatcccgttcatcaaatgacaacacatgtctatggtcatgaaacttaaccatctttgattaatgagctagtcaagtagaggcatactagggacactttgttttgtctatgtattcacacatgtatcaagttttcggttaatacaattctagcatgaataataaacatttatcatgatataaggaaatataaataacaactttattattcctctagggcatatttccttcacatattGCTTACGAGCAGTCTTGGGCTTAGAAggagcagcccctgacttgattgcatctcccatcATTTTCTGTGACTTGGGAGCTGGTGTAGCatcttcttcatcctcttcctcatCTTTAGCTGGGTCTTTCATCATTGAGGATCTGCCAATCACcctggtgatacgtctccaacgtatctataattttttattgttccatgttgttatattatcaaccttggatgttttataatcattttatatcattatttggtactaacctattgacatagtgccaagtgccagttgctgttttctgcatgttttttacatcgcaggaaatcaatatcagacggagtccaaatgcaacgaaacttcgcggagattttttatggaccagaagacacataatgggccctggctgcgcctagggggtgctccgaggagagcacaacccaccagggcgcgctaggaggcccaggcgcgccctggtgggttgtgcccacctcgggtaccccactagactattgctttgaatcacataaaagttcAAATGTCCTTGCTATAAAGAAatgaatatgatatgacatgttagacagcattccacatcaaaaaatctttttttatcacttacctattcgacgacgagtaggagttaagcttggggatgctgatacgtctccaacgtatctataattttagattgttccatgctattatattatcaatcttggatgttttacaatcattttatagtcattttatatcattttttggtactaacctattgacatagtgccaagtgccaattgctattttctgcatgttttttacatcacaggaaatcaatatcagacggagtccaaatgcaatgaaactttacgaatattttttatggaccagaaaacacctaatgggccctggctgcgcctggggggggggggtgctccgaggagagcacaacccaccagggcgcgccagggtgccccccgaaccgcctctttgctctataaataccccaatattcccaaaaccctaggggagtcgacggaatattgatccagccgccgcagagtccagaaccaccagatccaatctagacaccatcacggatggggttcaccacctccattggtgcctctccgatgatgcgtgagtagttctttgtagaccttcgggtccgtagttagtagctagatggcttcctctctctcgctgaattctcaatacaatggtctcttggagatccatatgatgtaactctttttacggtgtgtttgttgggatctgatgaacttttagtttatgatcagttatatctttttatatccatgaaagtatttgagtttctttgatctcttttatgcatgatctcttatagcctcgtatttcttctccgatatttgggttttgtttggccaacttgatctatttatcttgcaatgggaagaggtgttttgtagtgggttcgatcttacggtgcttgatcccagtgacagaaggggaaccgacacgtatgtatcgttgctactaaggataaaacgatggggtctatctctacatagatatatcttgtctacatcatgtcatcgttcttattgcattactcggtttttccatgaacttaatacaatagatgcatgctggatagcgctcgatgtgtggagtaatagtagtagatgcaggcaggagtcagtctactaatcttggacgtgatgtctatataatgatcattgcccaacattaatgattatttgaagttctatcaattgcccaacagtaatttgtttacccaccctttgctatttttctcgagagaagccattagtgaaacctacggcccccgggtctctttctcatatatttgcctttgcgatctacttttcctttgcatttattttcagttctattaaaccaaaaatacaaaaaatactttgctgcactttattttctttgcgatctatttattcaatatATTACAAATTTCTTCCGTCCACGCACCAATTTCTGGGgccattacccgaaagggattgacaacccttttaacACGTCgagttgcgaggatttgttatctgtgtgcaggggttgtttacgttgtgttgcttggttctcctactggttcgataaccttggtttcttcactaaggaaaatacctaccgtcgctgtgctgcatcatcccttcctctttgggaaaataccaacgtagtcctagcagacatcaaaaggaatttctggcgccgttgccggggaggatcttcatcatttaccaggttcctaatcacaaatctcatctccttgcaatttacattatttgccatttgcctctcgttttcctctccctcacttcacaaaaatttgtcgttttattcgcccatCTTTTCCGTTCACCGTTTTCTTTctggatctgtttttgagtgcaatcttgttgtgtagtcatcttgactcaagagaacaccaagttatgtgatttctcaaataccaacaacaatgattttatcggcactccgattgctcctcccaccactggtgcggagtcttgtgatattaatactgctttgctaaatctcgttatgaaagatcaattttccggtactcctaatgaggatgccgcgtcccatcttaatacctttcgtggagttatgtgatatgcaaaaggaaaaagatgtggacaatgatgtggtgaagatgaaattatttccgttttctttgcgtgattctgcaaaaatttggttctcttctttgcctcgcaatagtatcgattcttggaaatagtgaaagatgcttttatcactaagtattttccgcacGCAAAAATTATCTCCCTTAGAACCCGGATCATGAATTTCAAGAAACTTGAACATGTGCATGTTGCACAATCtcgggaaaggatgaaaatgatgctaaggaattgcccaactcatgggttaaatctttggatgatcatacaaattttttatgcgggattgaattttgtttctcgtaatcttttagattccgccgcgggtggtacttttatggaaattactttgggtgaagccaccaaattgcttgataacatcatggcaaattattcgcaatggcataccgaaagagctcctacaaGTAAAAAGTTAAtacggttgaagaaatttcttctttgagtgaaaaagttgatgctcttatgaaattgattgctagtaaaagtgctcttattgattttaatgatacgcctttgtctactttgattgggcaaaatagtgatgccatagatgtgaattttatttctcgaaataatttcaacaacaatgcttatagacaCTACTAGAAAAAACATTACCAGTAGCGTGGGttcccgcgctactactacgacGCTACAGCTATTTTTTAACAGTAGCGTGTGTTTTACCCCACGCTACTGATAACCAGACATACCAGTAGCGCCGGTGCCCTACGCTACTACTAGTTCAcaccagcgctactactaatgGAATAGTGGTAGCACATATATGATACACCCACACCACTAGTAACTAATTAggatttaaaaaaataaaaatctacCTCCAGTTTAGACATACATTTCATAGTACTCACATACATGCATTTAATAATATGTACATTACATGTGTACAGACAATCATACATATCTGATATAGATAAttaatacacacacacacaatatATGCACGCGTATAGGCCGTCGGAGTCGGCGCCTCCACAAGCCCGTGTTTGATGGTGTTgatgtcgtcgtcgtcgtcgccgccgccgcggcagCACCGTGATGatgccgtcgtcgtcgccgccgccgcagcacCGTGACGatgccgtcgtcgtcgccgccgccgcagcacCGTGATGATGTCATCGTAGTCGCCTCCGCAGCCCCATGTCGATTTCTTCTGCATTGCTTTGATCATCATCATATTCTTCTTCATCAGAGTCTGAGGCTTCTGACTTAGTGAAGTGGACATGTTCACCATCAGTCTTGTGATTAAAACTGATAACCAAATACAGTGAAGGGCACATATCCTTGTTAATATTCAAACCACTATAACTCACCAGTCACCACAACGTAACAGATGCAGTATTTGCAACATAAGCAGATAAAATGAATCAAATTACATAGGTAGATTGTAGCTTAGAGGTCAGCCAGGGGAACCAATCCAGAACCATGATATTTATCTATACGGAAGGACCTTGACGAAAGAAGACTTTTAGCAGCAAAATATTTCTCCAGGCTAAGATCATCTGGCTTGACACCCAATTCTCCAGAAGAAATGAGTGGCTCCATACATTCTTCCAATCCTCACGAAGGAATTCCCTGTCTTGCTTCACTGTCTGCCTAGAAATTTGCCATTTTTAGAGAAGCTTGGACAAGCTCGATATGAAACATGGTAGGATAAATTTGGCTGATACGATTTCACAGTATGATGGAATACATTATTAGACACGGACCAATTAGCTGACGGTACAAATAATTTGAGCAAACAAACCACAGATTCACGCAACTCAAACTAACCAAACTAGTGCAAGATACAGTATACCATAGAGGAATCCACTCCATAAACGCAAAATTCACAGAATTTACTGCATTGCAACATGAATCACAGACTAAGATACATACACACCACGACTTACTACAAGAGAAGGTTTCACCTTATCGAGTTCGGTGCCGGCAAGGAGGCGCGCGACCTCGTCCTCTGACCAGACGAGCAGCACGGGCTCGCAGTCCGGGATCAGGCGGAGGTAGTCGTACCACGGCGATTCGGCGCCCCACGCGCGCTCGTACATGACGGCGACGGCGAGAGCGAGCGTGCCACCGAGCTGCGCGTCCTTGATGGCCGCCGCGGCCCCGGACGTGCGCGGCGTCACGCAGGCGCGACGCGGGATGGTGGCAACAACGTCGCCCTCCCGGAGCGCGGCGAGCGCGCGCACGTTGACGCCGCCGGCCTCGCTGGCGTCGAGGCGGAGCACGTCGCTGCAGACGACGCCGTGCTTCCGCATCCAGCTCTCGAAGGCGCGGAGGCGGCTGCGTGGACAAAGTGGGGAACGACATGAGGGTGGTCCAGGTCGTAGGCTGGAATATGAGGAGTAACGCAAAGGATTTCTTACCTTGAGATGGCGAcgtccatggcggcggcggcgcaggtcAGAGGTAGGGGGTGGGGCCTGAGAAGAAGTCACCGGAGAAGGAGGGAGGCTCCATGGGGCCTCTGCGTCGTGGGGGGGAGGAGCTCCATCTCCATGGCAGCGTCCTGCCCCACGGATGGCGCCCCTCCTGCCGTCGTCGCCGTCTGCGCCATGGCGACCTGCAGAAAAAGGAAGACAAGATGAGGTGAGGAGGAGAGGGTGGGCGAAGAAGGAGGGGAGAGACCAACCTGAGCTGGATCCGGCCACCTCTCACCTCACCGTTGCTGGTTGCGGCGCATCCCGGCGATGTTTTGGGCGcagcagagagagagaaagaggagGGGGATTTTATCCGAGCGGTGCGAGATAGACGGATGGGTGTGCCCGTGAGTGGCAGGTGGCTTAGCAAACACCCCCTGCTACTAAATTGGTCCACTAGTTTACACACACAAGAAATAGCAGTAGTGCCTTTTGCACATCAGGCGCGACAGCTACCTCTTTAGCAGTAGTGGTTGATCACCCACGCTGCTACTATGTATTAACCTAGGGGTGTGGTGTGGCACATTTACTAGTAGCGCTGCCCAAAAAAGCCCACGCTGCTGCTAACTAATACCAGCAGCCCATTTTGTACCAAGCGCTACTGGTATTACCAGTAGCGTGGGGTCATAAACAAGCGCTACTGATAAAGTTCTACGTATaggcattttcctagtagtgagaggtaattttaattctaggccttttcctagtgaTTCATCTAATAATTAtagtaattcctatggaaatcaatcttataataataataggaacacctctgatcttgagaataatattaaagaatttatcagcacgcaaaaggttttcaacacttccatagaagaaaagttgagtaagattgatgatttgtctagaagtgttgatagaatttctcatgatgtggaaaatctcaagatgaatttttgtgtgcctaaggttgatgaatcaattaaagctctttatgtttctatggatgaaagtaagaaaagaaccgctatgcttagagctaaaagagaatttttagaaaaaagcgttttctagtgattactttcgcaaaagtgatgaagatcttaaaatgattggtgtttcttctattgattccttgtttagtaaagttaagattgatgaaaaagggactgaagaagagtcaactttagctagaaggcatcccgataatttagagggtgaaaatcttgttgagaaaattgatgaaagtgggtttgaagaggtcaaaactttagctagtgatgtgcccactcttttggattacaaagactttaattatgatagttgctctttgattgattgtattcctttgttgcaatccatgataaattcaccccatgcttatgaacaaaataaagcttttactaaacatattgttgatgctatgatgaaagcttttgaagaaaaattggaattagaagtatcgattcctagaaaattgcatgatggatgggaacctactatcaaagtcaagattaaaaattatgagtgttttgccttgtgtgacttgggtgctagtgtttctacaattccaaaatctttatgtgatgtgcttggtcttaccgatcttgaagaatgctctttaaatttgcacttggctgattctactattaaaaagactatgggaagaattaatgatgttcttattcttgcgaataggaattatgtgcccatagattttattgttcttgatattgattgcaatccgtcttgtccaattattcttggtagaccgtttttacgcactaccggtgccgtgattgatatgaaagaaggcaatattaagttccaatttcctttgagaaagggtatggaacactttcttAGAACAAGAATTAGACCACTTTATGAAttaatcatgagggcatcttatggatctcgaaccaaagatgacaaaacttagatcctcgCTTTATGCCTAGccaagggcgtaaaactatagcgcttgttgggaggcaacccaatgaataaaatttatttttgctttttgctttatgttcttgagtgtttgcacaattatgctactgttatgattgtgttttttgtgttttaattagtgtttgtgccaagtaaagcctttatgatcttcttgggtgatagttgtttgatcttgctgaaaacagaaacttttgcgctcacgaaaacaattcttatttttaaccAGAGCGTGATATAATACCAATGTTTTTTGcagtagattaatatacaaattacccaggtcgtcccaatgtttcagaatttttggagttccagaagtattcgaacaaatcagattgctacagactgttctgttttcacagattctgttttctttgtgttgtgtgcttattttgatggctctatggttttctttgatgagtttttgccatagaaaagttggaatacagtagatataatgcaagaataaaatatgaattggtttgacaTAGTAGtaatttatttttcttacactaacggatctcacgaaggttttgttgagttttgtgtgattgaagttttcaagttttgggttatcttacgatggatgaaggaataaggagtaagaagatcctaagcttggggatgccccgacatcccaagctattaCCTCAAAgtgagcaagcaactaagcttggggatgccccgagtggcatcccctctttcttctaacgacatcggtattttactcgaagctatatttttattcgtcacatactatgtgttttgcttggagcgtcttgtatgatatgagtctttgcttgttttattttgtgtttgaAGTCCttattccttgctggacacacctatttgagagagccaaaattatgtcatgacttgttagaattgctctctatgcttcacttaaatcttttatgagctatggacttgctctagtgcttcacttatatctttttgagcacggtgtgc
This genomic window contains:
- the LOC109731669 gene encoding fructose-bisphosphate aldolase-lysine N-methyltransferase, chloroplastic isoform X1 — protein: MDVAISSRLRAFESWMRKHGVVCSDVLRLDASEAGGVNVRALAALREGDVVATIPRRACVTPRTSGAAAAIKDAQLGGTLALAVAVMYERAWGAESPWYDYLRLIPDCEPVLLVWSEDEVARLLAGTELDKTVKQDREFLREDWKNVWSHSFLLENWVSSQMILAWRNILLLKVFFRQGPSV
- the LOC109731669 gene encoding fructose-bisphosphate aldolase-lysine N-methyltransferase, chloroplastic isoform X2, which gives rise to MDVAISSRLRAFESWMRKHGVVCSDVLRLDASEAGGVNVRALAALREGDVVATIPRRACVTPRTSGAAAAIKDAQLGGTLALAVAVMYERAWGAESPWYDYLRLIPDCEPVLLVWSEDEVARLLAGTELDKADSEARQGIPS
- the LOC109731669 gene encoding fructose-bisphosphate aldolase-lysine N-methyltransferase, chloroplastic isoform X3 — translated: MDVAISSRLRAFESWMRKHGVVCSDVLRLDASEAGGVNVRALAALREGDVVATIPRRACVTPRTSGAAAAIKDAQLGGTLALAVAVMYERAWGAESPWYDYLRLIPDCEPVLLVWSEDEVARLLAGTELDKF